A window of the Eretmochelys imbricata isolate rEreImb1 chromosome 7, rEreImb1.hap1, whole genome shotgun sequence genome harbors these coding sequences:
- the GLRX3 gene encoding glutaredoxin-3 isoform X2, translated as MNDVMAELAKEHSQVTFVKLEAEAVPEVSEKYEISSVPTFLFFKNSQKIDRLDGAHAPELTKKVQRHASSSTISAGPNDNAKEDLNVRLKKLTNTAPCMVFIKGSPQEPRCGFSRQMVEILNKHNILFSSFDIFSDEEVRQGLKTYSNWPTYPQLYVAGELIGGLDIVKELEASGELDTICPKTHKLEDKLKVLTNKASVMLFMKGNKQMAKCGFSKQIIEILNSTGVDFETFDILEDEEVRQGLKTYSNWPTYPQLYVKGELVGGLDIVKELKENGELLSILKGDN; from the exons ATGAACGATGTCATGGCTGAGTTAGCTAAGGAACACTCGCAAGTTACATTTGTGAAG ctggaagctgaagctgtgCCTGAAGTGTCTGAAAAATATGAAATTAGTTCTGTTCCAACATTCTTGTTTTTTAAG AATTCTCAGAAAATTGACAGATTAGATGGTGCCCATGCCCCAGAGCTTACCAAAAAAGTCCAGCGCCATGCATCTAGCAGTACTATTTCAGCTGGCCCTAATGATAATGCAAAAGAGGACCTCAACGTACGTCTAAAGAAATTGACCAATACTGCACCCTGCATGGTGTTTATAAAAGGATCTCCCCAGGAGCCTCGTTGTG GTTTCAGCAGACAAATGGTGGAGATTCTTAACAAACATAACATTCTGTTTAGCAGTTTCGATATATTTTCTGATGAAGAAGTACGTCAAGGACTGAAAACATACTCTAATTGGCCTACTTATCCACAGTTATATGTAGCTGGAGAGCTTATAGGTGGACTGGATATTGTTAAG GAACTGGAGGCTTCTGGAGAACTGGACACAATTTGTCCCAAGACACACAAATTGGAAGACAA acTTAAAGTTCTGACAAACAAAGCTTCTGTGATGCTGTTTATGAAAGGAAACAAGCAG ATGGCAAAATGTGGATTCAGCAAGCAAATTATAGAAATCCTAAACAGCACTGG TGTTGATTTTGAGACATTTGACATATTAGAGGACGAAGAG GTGCGGCAAGGATTAAAAACATATTCAAACTGGCCAACATACCCTCAATTGTACGTGAAAGGTGAACTTGTTGGAGGGCTGGATATTGTTAAG GAACTAAAGGAAAATGGTGAATTGTTATCTATTCTGAAGGGAGACAATTAA
- the GLRX3 gene encoding glutaredoxin-3 isoform X1 codes for MAALAEVGSAGHFRELLQQKGKSLVVVHFWAPWAPQCIQMNDVMAELAKEHSQVTFVKLEAEAVPEVSEKYEISSVPTFLFFKNSQKIDRLDGAHAPELTKKVQRHASSSTISAGPNDNAKEDLNVRLKKLTNTAPCMVFIKGSPQEPRCGFSRQMVEILNKHNILFSSFDIFSDEEVRQGLKTYSNWPTYPQLYVAGELIGGLDIVKELEASGELDTICPKTHKLEDKLKVLTNKASVMLFMKGNKQMAKCGFSKQIIEILNSTGVDFETFDILEDEEVRQGLKTYSNWPTYPQLYVKGELVGGLDIVKELKENGELLSILKGDN; via the exons ATGGCTGCGCTGGCCGAGGTGGGCTCTGCCGGgcacttccgggagctgctgcagcagaagGGCAA GTCTCTTGTAGTTGTCCATTTTTGGGCACCATGGGCTCCTCAGTGCATTCAAATGAACGATGTCATGGCTGAGTTAGCTAAGGAACACTCGCAAGTTACATTTGTGAAG ctggaagctgaagctgtgCCTGAAGTGTCTGAAAAATATGAAATTAGTTCTGTTCCAACATTCTTGTTTTTTAAG AATTCTCAGAAAATTGACAGATTAGATGGTGCCCATGCCCCAGAGCTTACCAAAAAAGTCCAGCGCCATGCATCTAGCAGTACTATTTCAGCTGGCCCTAATGATAATGCAAAAGAGGACCTCAACGTACGTCTAAAGAAATTGACCAATACTGCACCCTGCATGGTGTTTATAAAAGGATCTCCCCAGGAGCCTCGTTGTG GTTTCAGCAGACAAATGGTGGAGATTCTTAACAAACATAACATTCTGTTTAGCAGTTTCGATATATTTTCTGATGAAGAAGTACGTCAAGGACTGAAAACATACTCTAATTGGCCTACTTATCCACAGTTATATGTAGCTGGAGAGCTTATAGGTGGACTGGATATTGTTAAG GAACTGGAGGCTTCTGGAGAACTGGACACAATTTGTCCCAAGACACACAAATTGGAAGACAA acTTAAAGTTCTGACAAACAAAGCTTCTGTGATGCTGTTTATGAAAGGAAACAAGCAG ATGGCAAAATGTGGATTCAGCAAGCAAATTATAGAAATCCTAAACAGCACTGG TGTTGATTTTGAGACATTTGACATATTAGAGGACGAAGAG GTGCGGCAAGGATTAAAAACATATTCAAACTGGCCAACATACCCTCAATTGTACGTGAAAGGTGAACTTGTTGGAGGGCTGGATATTGTTAAG GAACTAAAGGAAAATGGTGAATTGTTATCTATTCTGAAGGGAGACAATTAA